A stretch of Calditrichia bacterium DNA encodes these proteins:
- a CDS encoding VCBS repeat-containing protein encodes MWLRIVLIFLVCLGSISDAQSYFSNANSRTGINATHSKIPQYYTTGQAWSDYDRDGWLDLYVTSTIGQNTLYRNNGNGTFSVSPLNGQVALANAKSGGAVFGDYNNDGWPDLYVLALGQNTLFRNDGGSGFTDVTTAAGVGDNGKGETAAWGDFDGDSFPDLYVSNWACDTCQTGFPFAGNQDRLYRNNGNGTFSDISDALGIDNLTGAGFVASFLDYDNDGDLDIYLVNDKYINPIGNQLWRNDGPGRNHWQFTDVSEESGANIALFGMGLAVGDYDNDLDLDLYFSNIGPPVMLQNQTSQGNPVFTDVSIAAGVTNNAISWGTFFFDYDNDCWKDIFLAAGNTNVLSVVRCIVYANQQNGSFADVSSISGLNDPLATMGTAYADFNRDGWLDVVVGNHDNGYILYENEHIAGSGNHWISVELTGGGPVNRDAIGSRVYAYLNNGEVLMHEVKSGSSHGAGNQLAAHIGLGSFALDSLKIVWPDGLTETLTNPPVNQYLQRSYPVAGTFLQSLETGWNLIGLPLHRENTTFWMSYRSATPFSLYDFDTKYRSQNRMENYRGYWLHSQTGSDVTIYGKPATAATIHLNSGWNLIAGISGDVPLANVSDPSNIIVPGTLQRYRNGYVFADTIRQGEGYWIKASGNGAIYLDINSAANSAPELRTNALRKSFANVPQIEIRDAANSTQTLYFALPPAFRQQDFSLPPLPPTGAFDARFSDHTFATTAENSHIEWQSANFPLTVSLINLPENQSFEWVEILPDGSEKRQQIAENTTFTISDPDIRKASLQTTALLPERFEIFPNFPNPFNPETHIRFSLPEPATVTITIYSAIGQKIRTLENGHREAGVHSVRWDSRADNGETVASGIYFYRISAGPFSAAKKMMLLR; translated from the coding sequence ATGTGGTTGAGAATCGTTCTGATTTTTCTGGTTTGTTTAGGTTCGATTTCTGATGCGCAATCTTATTTTTCCAATGCCAATTCCCGAACCGGTATAAACGCGACGCACAGCAAAATTCCCCAATATTACACCACCGGGCAAGCCTGGAGTGATTACGATCGAGATGGCTGGTTGGATTTATATGTAACCAGCACGATTGGTCAAAACACATTATATCGCAACAACGGCAATGGCACATTTAGTGTTTCGCCACTGAACGGGCAGGTTGCGCTCGCGAATGCCAAAAGCGGCGGCGCAGTATTCGGCGATTACAATAACGATGGCTGGCCGGATTTGTATGTGCTGGCACTCGGGCAAAATACCTTGTTCCGCAACGATGGCGGCAGCGGATTTACCGATGTAACAACCGCCGCCGGTGTTGGCGACAACGGAAAGGGCGAAACCGCCGCGTGGGGCGATTTTGACGGCGACAGTTTTCCCGATTTGTATGTGAGCAACTGGGCTTGCGACACCTGCCAAACCGGTTTTCCGTTTGCCGGAAATCAGGATCGGCTGTATCGCAACAATGGCAACGGCACGTTTTCGGATATCAGTGATGCGCTGGGCATCGATAATTTGACGGGCGCCGGATTTGTCGCCAGTTTTCTGGATTACGACAACGATGGCGATCTCGATATTTATCTCGTGAACGATAAATACATCAACCCGATCGGCAATCAGTTGTGGCGAAACGACGGTCCCGGGCGCAATCACTGGCAATTCACGGATGTTTCCGAGGAAAGCGGCGCGAACATCGCGCTGTTCGGAATGGGGCTGGCTGTCGGCGATTACGATAACGATCTCGATCTCGATTTGTATTTCTCGAATATTGGTCCGCCGGTGATGCTACAAAACCAGACCAGTCAGGGAAATCCCGTGTTTACCGATGTTTCCATCGCCGCAGGCGTAACCAATAATGCGATTTCATGGGGCACATTTTTCTTCGATTACGACAACGATTGCTGGAAAGATATTTTCCTCGCAGCCGGAAATACAAATGTGCTAAGTGTTGTCCGGTGTATCGTTTACGCCAACCAGCAAAACGGCAGTTTTGCGGATGTTTCCAGCATCAGCGGACTGAACGACCCGCTGGCAACGATGGGCACGGCATATGCCGATTTTAATCGCGACGGTTGGCTGGATGTGGTCGTCGGCAATCACGATAACGGCTATATTTTGTATGAAAACGAGCACATCGCCGGAAGCGGTAACCACTGGATTTCCGTTGAACTGACCGGCGGCGGACCGGTGAATCGCGATGCCATCGGCAGCCGGGTTTATGCCTATTTGAACAATGGCGAAGTGCTGATGCACGAAGTAAAATCCGGCTCCAGCCACGGTGCCGGGAACCAGCTGGCGGCGCATATCGGGTTGGGCAGTTTTGCGCTCGATTCGCTAAAAATTGTCTGGCCGGACGGACTTACCGAGACGTTGACAAACCCGCCGGTCAACCAATATTTGCAGCGCAGCTATCCCGTTGCGGGCACATTTTTGCAATCGCTGGAAACGGGCTGGAACCTCATCGGGCTGCCGCTGCATCGCGAAAACACTACTTTTTGGATGAGCTATCGCAGCGCAACGCCCTTTTCCCTGTATGATTTTGACACGAAATATCGCTCCCAAAATCGGATGGAAAATTATCGCGGCTATTGGCTGCACAGCCAAACCGGCTCGGATGTGACGATTTACGGCAAACCGGCGACCGCTGCAACCATCCATCTGAACAGCGGCTGGAACCTGATTGCCGGCATTTCCGGCGATGTGCCGTTGGCAAATGTGAGCGATCCATCAAATATCATCGTTCCGGGAACGCTGCAACGCTATCGCAACGGCTATGTTTTCGCAGATACCATTCGGCAGGGCGAAGGTTACTGGATCAAAGCCTCGGGCAACGGCGCTATCTATTTGGATATCAACAGCGCTGCGAATTCTGCGCCAGAATTGCGGACAAACGCACTCCGAAAATCGTTTGCAAATGTGCCGCAAATTGAGATTCGCGACGCTGCAAACAGCACGCAAACCCTCTATTTTGCACTACCGCCAGCTTTCCGGCAACAGGATTTTTCACTGCCGCCGCTGCCACCGACCGGCGCATTCGATGCCCGTTTCAGCGATCACACATTTGCCACAACGGCGGAAAATTCACACATCGAATGGCAATCAGCTAATTTTCCGCTGACCGTTTCGTTGATAAATTTGCCGGAAAATCAGTCCTTCGAATGGGTGGAAATACTTCCCGACGGCTCAGAAAAACGACAGCAAATCGCTGAAAATACAACATTTACAATTTCAGACCCCGACATTCGAAAAGCGAGTTTGCAAACGACAGCGCTGCTGCCGGAACGGTTTGAAATTTTTCCAAATTTCCCGAACCCGTTTAATCCCGAAACCCACATCCGCTTTTCGCTGCCGGAACCGGCAACGGTAACCATCACCATTTATTCAGCAATCGGGCAAAAAATCCGCACGCTGGAAAATGGGCATCGCGAAGCCGGGGTTCATTCCGTTCGATGGGACAGTCGCGCCGATAACGGCGAAACGGTTGCCAGCGGAATTTATTTTTATCGCATTTCAGCAGGCCCATTTTCTGCTGCAAAAAAGATGATGTTGCTCCGCTAA
- a CDS encoding PorV/PorQ family protein, whose translation MKPLFARSAKRLLQMAMILLICGTAIVSTEINAQVRSGVAFLKILPGVRNQGFAGSYSGVIDEMHSLVSNPGATGFLREWQWSTSYTEWIADSYSLSWMYGRQIATPFSQKSKFALGIHYQGVREFNSTGDPTQAMASASDALFTLSFGNPLSAISPNLAFGANLKYYRSDLDGVVAGSWMTDLGLLFKTNRFKTQIMNFDYGYFSAGFSVNQLGQPINFIAVDTPLPRTFRGGVALNMGSHDGFQLQLNTDYNKYRDEVSHVSVGAELTWKYLLGVRGGYNFNDNLLSKLTFGLSYRIGNVPPLAGKGKALRLDFAYLEGNDFFSPPLRGGINQYPVSPEKFDIESTDQTEYEVTDPIGLAWSESIDPDLYDDVRYLLFMSQNDESALAQFVKNAREDADLTLPFLIDSTRNSGNFLVWDVPGIRSKTGNIPFTLQPTPEHQPGEYFWTVLAYDRDQNIRFVESIRNFRINAPVIPPPPDPAYDLMISQQIAFTPLRPKVLFEFNKFALTETSKKQLDILGEAFDSPALSNVFIKLGGHTDQRGSQKYNQKLSFGRVNSVAEYLESNHSISESRIFAYGYGKKFPLRDANLLNEKAEKDAAHTLNRRVDVYLLKSANRDTTNQPIDNVSLVRAVFQGEPVYYTLTVRNAGADTAKSVTVSGEIPELAEFVPGSFSTTIAPASDEMSATELRWQFAAIAPGETLEIKYALVVNRQPPSNPYQLVHAVTVQSTFDIESENNRSMESIFVIPILRD comes from the coding sequence TTGAAACCATTATTTGCTCGCTCAGCCAAACGGTTGTTGCAGATGGCCATGATTTTGCTGATTTGCGGAACCGCAATTGTATCAACCGAAATCAACGCGCAGGTGCGCTCCGGTGTGGCGTTTTTGAAAATTTTACCCGGCGTTCGCAACCAGGGATTTGCCGGCAGCTATTCCGGCGTTATCGACGAAATGCACTCGTTGGTTTCGAATCCCGGTGCGACCGGATTTTTGCGGGAGTGGCAATGGTCCACTTCTTACACCGAATGGATTGCCGATAGCTACAGCTTATCGTGGATGTACGGACGGCAAATTGCCACGCCTTTTAGCCAAAAAAGCAAGTTTGCGCTCGGGATTCATTATCAGGGTGTGCGGGAATTTAACAGCACCGGCGACCCGACTCAGGCAATGGCTTCCGCCAGCGATGCATTGTTCACGCTCAGTTTCGGCAATCCGCTGAGCGCCATTTCGCCAAACCTCGCTTTTGGGGCGAACCTCAAATATTACCGCAGCGATCTGGATGGCGTTGTTGCCGGTTCGTGGATGACGGATTTGGGATTGCTTTTTAAAACCAATCGATTCAAAACCCAAATCATGAATTTCGATTACGGCTATTTTTCCGCCGGATTTTCCGTGAACCAGTTGGGGCAACCCATTAATTTTATTGCAGTTGACACACCGTTGCCGCGAACGTTTCGCGGCGGTGTCGCGCTCAATATGGGTTCGCACGATGGCTTCCAATTGCAGTTGAATACCGATTACAATAAATATCGCGACGAAGTCAGCCACGTCAGTGTCGGTGCGGAACTGACCTGGAAATACCTGCTCGGCGTTCGCGGCGGCTACAATTTCAACGATAATTTGCTCAGCAAACTTACGTTTGGATTGAGCTACCGGATCGGGAATGTCCCGCCGCTGGCCGGAAAAGGCAAAGCACTGCGGCTCGATTTTGCCTATCTTGAAGGCAACGATTTTTTCTCTCCGCCGCTGCGGGGCGGGATCAACCAGTATCCGGTTTCCCCGGAAAAATTTGATATCGAATCGACGGATCAAACGGAATATGAGGTGACCGATCCGATCGGGTTAGCGTGGTCAGAATCGATCGATCCCGATTTATACGACGACGTTCGCTATTTGCTGTTTATGAGCCAAAATGACGAATCGGCGTTAGCCCAATTTGTGAAAAACGCCCGCGAAGATGCCGATCTCACTCTGCCGTTTTTGATCGATTCGACCCGGAACAGTGGCAATTTTTTGGTGTGGGATGTGCCGGGAATTCGCAGCAAAACGGGCAATATTCCATTCACGTTGCAGCCGACGCCGGAGCATCAGCCGGGCGAATATTTCTGGACGGTTTTGGCATATGATCGCGATCAGAATATTCGCTTTGTGGAATCGATCCGCAATTTCAGGATTAACGCACCGGTCATTCCGCCGCCGCCCGATCCGGCATACGATTTGATGATTTCGCAACAGATTGCGTTTACTCCGTTGCGCCCGAAAGTACTGTTCGAATTCAATAAATTCGCATTGACCGAAACCTCGAAAAAACAACTGGATATCCTCGGTGAAGCATTCGATTCTCCGGCGCTTTCCAACGTATTTATTAAACTGGGCGGACACACCGACCAGCGCGGCAGCCAAAAATACAACCAGAAACTGTCGTTTGGTCGTGTCAACAGTGTTGCGGAATATCTGGAATCAAATCACTCGATTTCCGAAAGCCGGATTTTCGCATACGGCTACGGCAAAAAATTTCCGCTGCGGGATGCAAATTTGCTTAACGAAAAAGCAGAAAAAGATGCCGCTCACACGCTCAATCGTCGGGTGGATGTTTATTTGCTGAAATCTGCAAATCGCGATACGACAAATCAGCCGATCGATAATGTTTCGCTGGTTCGGGCAGTGTTTCAGGGTGAGCCGGTGTATTATACGCTAACCGTGCGTAATGCTGGCGCAGATACCGCCAAGTCCGTTACCGTTTCCGGCGAAATTCCGGAACTTGCCGAATTTGTTCCGGGCAGTTTCAGCACCACAATTGCCCCAGCGTCCGATGAAATGTCTGCAACGGAATTGCGCTGGCAATTTGCTGCCATCGCGCCGGGCGAAACGCTGGAAATCAAATATGCGCTGGTGGTCAACCGGCAACCGCCGTCCAATCCATACCAGTTGGTACACGCCGTAACTGTTCAATCAACATTCGATATCGAATCGGAAAATAACCGTTCGATGGAATCCATTTTTGTGATTCCGATTTTGCGGGATTAG
- a CDS encoding DUF11 domain-containing protein yields MPRMLMFTNRFSHAVVLFCFTLAFGFSAFAQDSLVVKVNKIATNGITVKGKTATFPYPVLTFMTISDTSGNHIAGLADTAAWLGPDDVAPVGNISDLWQPLSEYHLADPSQPADANLYRQKPAPQFLEVNRNNVIPTSIMLMMDNSRSLSTPDLEFAKSSNINFINNSGDADRIGFMRFARNNEAIWFTDDKDSLTTFIADTEDDPGTRIYRALIEVVDSMKAETSIRRQIILFTDGRNNDPTGPDIDSVLAVTNEENITVHTIGLGLSAGGIADLRKVASETGGLFFHADSGAQLLDIYARLSEITNNFYVMAHTSPEPCGDEIIGGDSTRVVDITVTDLLRTGSATGFYNPPETVNNYDVSLMKTASDNSIGVGETFSYELLLSNDGPNTAFNVWVVDSLSAELTTSGFSRVPDSTSGSVLFWQFDSISPGLSGNISITYDATVNPALSDTVTEISSRTTVLVACDNNSANDFFVDTITIDRLTTLGVTTKIRTDSFTVSGSDTTWFAAEGDSVCFMVTVSNTGANVAQNVLLTNVLPDSVFGDTFVSSDTLTYNFGAIPALADTTVEICAIVSSDLPFYPFPLENTATVGADNVSGTIVDIATAYGVAPPPTTTMLDISWKVQTDSFTVDGSDTTWFAEEDETYSYNITVRNTGTLTATNVLLRDVLPDSVINAGDTLSFAIGDLLPSASSTISVNPTVVSDLPFTPFPLVNTIIATGDNADPLSQTFTDTVFAIEKPFGPTDIIVITTVSTDTFIVDNGDTTWFAFPGDSVCFKITVRNNGPEIASNVILTNFLPDSLFGATFGSGDTLVFNFGNMPAPSDTTVEFCAVVADSLPFYPYPLDNDVILIADNGGPVTASDTVYALEPPPVLTDISVTQFVETDSFTVENSDTTWYVARGETFTYRLKVTNERDVIAEDVVLVDYFPPILSIISGSINPPFGVLNGDSIKWDLGDFSPNETRILSFDATVPTNMPQGENLLTNRVVVQATNQDPLTLANNFAEFSVLNIVPPFREGCEFFTLDFNVFEPQNGLPLGINFELEYSREATLELLDISGYRVTTLYREVFDPGINRREWDGTTENGLQVGSGTYIVTLKTFDSKLICWKKVIIRR; encoded by the coding sequence TAGCGCATTTGCACAGGATTCTCTGGTCGTCAAAGTAAACAAAATTGCCACCAACGGCATTACAGTCAAAGGAAAAACAGCAACTTTTCCGTATCCCGTTTTAACATTTATGACGATTTCTGACACTTCGGGAAATCACATCGCCGGATTGGCGGATACAGCCGCGTGGCTCGGCCCGGATGATGTTGCGCCGGTTGGCAACATTTCGGATTTGTGGCAGCCGCTATCCGAATATCATTTGGCTGACCCGTCGCAGCCGGCAGATGCGAATTTGTATCGTCAAAAACCGGCACCGCAATTTCTGGAGGTGAACAGGAATAACGTAATACCCACCAGCATTATGCTGATGATGGACAACAGCCGCAGCCTCAGCACACCGGATCTGGAATTTGCAAAATCTTCGAACATCAATTTTATCAACAATTCCGGTGATGCGGACAGGATCGGATTTATGCGGTTCGCCAGAAATAACGAGGCGATCTGGTTCACTGATGATAAAGATTCGCTGACCACTTTTATCGCAGATACGGAAGACGATCCCGGCACCCGAATTTACCGGGCATTGATTGAAGTTGTCGATTCGATGAAAGCGGAAACCTCCATCCGGCGCCAGATTATCCTGTTCACCGATGGGCGAAATAACGATCCGACCGGTCCGGATATCGATTCCGTTCTCGCCGTGACAAATGAAGAAAACATCACTGTTCATACGATTGGATTGGGATTGAGCGCGGGTGGCATCGCCGATCTCCGCAAAGTTGCCAGTGAAACCGGCGGGTTGTTTTTTCATGCGGATTCCGGCGCACAATTGCTGGATATCTACGCGCGATTATCGGAAATCACCAACAATTTTTATGTGATGGCACATACCTCGCCGGAGCCCTGCGGTGATGAAATTATCGGCGGCGACTCTACCCGGGTAGTCGATATTACCGTAACAGATTTGTTGCGAACCGGTAGCGCAACCGGATTTTACAATCCACCGGAAACCGTTAATAATTATGATGTTAGCCTCATGAAAACCGCATCGGATAATTCGATTGGGGTTGGCGAAACATTCAGTTATGAGCTATTGCTGAGCAATGACGGCCCGAACACAGCGTTTAATGTTTGGGTGGTCGATAGCCTTTCCGCAGAGTTGACAACCTCCGGTTTCAGCCGTGTGCCGGATTCGACATCGGGTAGCGTTCTGTTTTGGCAATTTGATTCGATTAGTCCGGGATTAAGTGGAAATATTTCAATTACTTATGATGCAACAGTAAATCCGGCGCTTTCTGACACCGTCACCGAAATTTCCAGCCGGACAACGGTTTTGGTTGCCTGCGATAACAACAGCGCCAACGATTTTTTTGTTGATACGATTACGATTGATCGACTTACCACGTTGGGTGTCACCACCAAAATTCGCACCGATAGCTTCACCGTAAGCGGCAGTGATACGACCTGGTTTGCGGCAGAAGGTGATTCGGTGTGTTTTATGGTTACCGTGAGCAATACTGGCGCAAATGTTGCCCAAAATGTTTTGCTCACAAATGTGCTGCCGGATTCCGTTTTTGGGGATACGTTTGTTTCAAGCGATACCCTCACTTACAATTTTGGCGCGATCCCGGCGCTTGCGGATACTACGGTTGAGATTTGTGCGATTGTCAGCAGCGATCTGCCATTTTATCCATTTCCGTTGGAAAACACGGCTACTGTTGGTGCGGATAACGTATCAGGAACTATTGTTGACATTGCAACGGCGTATGGAGTTGCACCGCCACCAACCACCACGATGCTGGATATTTCGTGGAAAGTGCAGACCGACAGCTTCACTGTCGACGGCTCGGACACAACCTGGTTCGCCGAAGAAGACGAAACTTATTCCTATAATATTACCGTTCGGAATACCGGCACGCTGACCGCAACGAACGTATTGCTGCGGGATGTGCTGCCGGACTCGGTCATCAACGCGGGCGATACGCTGAGCTTCGCGATTGGCGATCTACTGCCATCGGCGAGTTCGACGATTTCGGTCAACCCGACAGTGGTGAGCGACCTGCCCTTCACGCCGTTCCCGTTGGTGAACACGATCATCGCGACGGGTGACAACGCCGATCCGCTCTCGCAGACATTTACCGACACGGTTTTCGCGATCGAGAAACCATTCGGCCCAACCGATATTATTGTCATCACAACCGTGAGCACAGACACATTTATCGTGGACAACGGCGATACAACCTGGTTTGCATTCCCCGGCGATTCCGTGTGTTTCAAAATCACGGTTCGCAACAATGGGCCGGAAATTGCCAGCAACGTCATTTTAACAAACTTTTTGCCAGACTCGCTATTTGGTGCAACCTTCGGCAGCGGCGATACGCTGGTGTTCAATTTTGGAAACATGCCCGCGCCGTCCGATACGACGGTGGAATTTTGCGCTGTGGTCGCGGACAGCCTGCCGTTTTACCCGTATCCGTTGGACAACGATGTGATTCTAATCGCCGACAACGGCGGTCCGGTAACTGCCAGCGATACCGTTTATGCGTTGGAACCGCCGCCGGTGCTCACGGATATTTCGGTCACCCAATTTGTCGAAACCGATTCGTTTACGGTAGAAAACAGCGACACAACCTGGTATGTTGCTCGCGGTGAAACATTTACCTATCGATTGAAAGTAACCAACGAAAGAGACGTTATTGCGGAAGATGTTGTTTTGGTCGATTATTTTCCGCCGATATTGTCGATCATTTCGGGCTCGATTAATCCGCCATTTGGGGTGCTCAACGGCGATTCCATCAAATGGGATCTCGGCGATTTTTCACCAAACGAAACGCGCATTCTCAGCTTCGATGCGACTGTGCCGACCAATATGCCGCAAGGTGAAAATTTGCTCACCAACAGGGTTGTTGTGCAGGCAACCAATCAGGATCCGCTCACGCTGGCGAATAATTTCGCGGAATTTTCCGTGCTGAATATTGTGCCGCCGTTCCGCGAAGGCTGCGAATTTTTCACGCTCGATTTCAATGTGTTTGAACCGCAAAACGGACTGCCGTTGGGCATCAATTTTGAGTTGGAATATTCCCGTGAAGCGACGCTGGAACTGCTGGATATCAGCGGATATCGCGTCACAACCCTTTACCGGGAAGTGTTCGATCCCGGCATCAACCGCCGCGAATGGGACGGAACCACCGAAAACGGATTACAGGTTGGCAGCGGCACTTACATTGTTACGCTGAAAACCTTTGATAGCAAATTAATCTGCTGGAAGAAAGTGATCATAAGAAGATGA